The sequence TGGATGGCACCAAGGAGTTCATCAGCGGCAGCGAAGAGTTCACCGTCAACATCGCGCTGATCGAAAATGGTCGGGTGGTGTTTGGTGTGGTATCGATGCCGACCAACGGTCGTTTCTACGTCGGCGGCGCCGGGCTTGGGGCGTGGCGTTGCGACAAGGGCGGTACGCCGGTTGCGATTCAGGTACGTGATGTGCCGGGGCCAGGAGAGGCGTTTACCGTGGTAGCCAGCCGTCGACACTCCAGCCCAGAACAGGAGCGTTTGTTGGCTGGGCTGAGTGCAAGTCTTGGCGAGTTGCAATTGGCGAACATTGGCAGCTCGCTGAAATTCTGCCTGCTGGCTGAAGGCGCGGCGGATTGCTATCCGCGCCTGGCGCCGACTTCGCAGTGGGACACGGCGGCGGCGCAGGGTGTGCTCGAAGGGGCTGGCGGTGAAGTGCTGGATCTGCGCGGGGAAGCGTTCTGCTATCCGGCGCGGGAATCGCTGTTGAACGAGTTCTTTTTGGCGCTGCCGGCGAAGGCGGCGTGGCGGGAAAGGTTGTTGGCGTTGGCCCGGGGTTAAGTGGGCTGATCGGCAATCGCCCTCACCCCAGCCCTCTCCCCCAGGAGAGGGGGCCGACCGAGTTGTCTTGCATCACACATCGACCTGAAAGATTGGGTCGATTATGGATTCAGTGAAGCGCCTTCAGGTCGATGTACCTCTGAAGCATCCCCCAATCAGTCCCCTCTCCCTCTGGGAGAGGGCTAGGGTGAGGGGCTTTTGATCTTCAGCGGTGCAAAACGTACTGGCCGGTAAACCTCACGGCATCCTCATCGCTACCCGCATTGACGATCCGCGTATCGAGCGTCAACCGCGCCCGCCCATAACGCTGATACATCGCCAGAAACCTCTTCCACGCCTTCGCGTCAGGCGCCGGGCAAATCGCCGTGGCATCTCCGGTGACCGGAAGCGGATAACTGATCTGCCCTTCCTGAATCACAATGTGCCCGTCGGTGATTCCTTCCTCTTTCAGACGCAAATGCAACCAGCCCCAACCGGCCAGCACCGCGCCGCAGTAAAGACTGCCGCCGAACATGGTGCTTTTGTGATTGACGTTCGGATCGAGTGGCAGGTGCAGACTCAACTGCTGCTCATGCCAGTCGAGCACCTTCAGCCCCATGTCCCGTGTCAGCGGGATGTCGTGATGCAGGACCGACTCCAGATAGCGAGTGTCTGTGCTCATTCGTTCTCGTCCCCATGGCTGCTGTCGCCAAAGTTGAGGCCATGCTTGCGCAACTTGTCATGCAGGGTCTTGCGCGGAATGCCCAAGGCTTCGGCGAGGCTGCGTACGGAACTGTGAGCGCGTGCCAGTTCGGCAGCGATCAGTGATTTTTCGAAGTTTTCCACTTGCTCGCTGAGACCTCCGTTGATGACTTCGACCGTGGTGCTGCCACCGCTTTCGGCGCCAGCGTTATCCAGCGCCAGTTCCAGGCCGAGGGCGAAACGTTCGGCGGCATTCTGCAGTTCGCGCACGTTGCCCGGCCAGGTGTGACGCAGCAGCAAGGCGCGTTGTGCTGGTTGCAGCTCGTGGGGCGGCAGGCCGTGGCGGGCGCTGGCTTCATCGGCGTAATGCTGGAACAGCACCAATGCATCTTCGCCACGTTCGCGCAGCGGCGGAATGCGCAATGGCGCGACGTTGAGGCGGTAGTACAAGTCGGCGCGGAAGCGCCCCTGATCAGCGGCCTGACGCAGGTCTTCCTTGGTTGCGGCGATGACGCGGATGTCCAGCGGGATCAGTTGATTGCCGCCAAGACGTTCGACCACGCGCTCCTGCAACATGCGCAGCAACTTCACCTGCACGTCCATGCTCATGCTTTCGATTTCATCGAGAAACAGCGTGCCGCCATTGGCGAATTCGAACTTGCCGATCCGGCGCTTCTGCGCGCCGGTAAACGCGCCGGGTTCGTGGCCGAACAGTTCGCTTTCCACCACCGACTCGGCCAGTGCGCCGGCGTTGATCGCCACGAACGGGCCGTTACGGCGGCTGGATAAATCGTGCAGTGCGCGGGCGACCACTTCTTTGCCGGCGCCGGTTTCGCCGAGGATCAGCACATCAGCCTTGGTCGCGGCCAGCGCGCCGATCTGCTCACGCAGACGCAGCATCGGCGTTGAGTGGCCGACCAGCCGCGCACTCAATTCATTGCGGTCGCTGAGGGCCAGACGCAGGCTGCGGTTGTCCAGCACCAGTCGGCGCAGGGCCAGCGCGCGACGCACACTGTCGAGCAGCGCGTCGCTGGCGAAGGGTTTTTCGAGAAAGTCATAAGCGCCAGCGCGCATGGCCTGCACTGCCAGCGGTACGTCGCCGTGGCCGGTGATCAGCAGCACGGGCAGCTCGGGGTCTTGCGCGTGCAATTCGCTGAGCAATTCCAGGCCATCCATGCCCGGCATGCGAATGTCGCTGACCACCACGCCCGGCCAGTCACGCTCAAGCTGTGCGGCCAGACCCTTGGCTTCGGACAGCGGCAGAATTTTCAGGCCGGCCAGATCCAGGGTCTGACCGAGGGCCTGACGCAGGTGCGGATCGTCGTCGATCAACACCACCTGAATGCGATTGTCGATGGTCATGCACTTCGATCCTCGGACGGTTGCAGGCTGACCCCGGGCGCACCGGCGCGCAGCCGCAGGGTAATCAAGGCGCCGCCTTGCTTGTGGTTGGCGAACGACAGTTCTCCTCCGAAGGCGCGCATCAGCGTTTCGCAAATGGCCAGCCCCAGGCCAAGGCCCTGCGTACGAGTCTTGGTGGTGTAGAAGGGCTCGCTGGCGCGGCCGAGGGCTTCCATGCAAAACCCCGGGCCGTTGTCGCGAATGTACAGATTGACGCCCTCGGCGGTGGATTCGGCACTCAGCCACAGTTTGCGTGGCGGGCCTTTCTCGGTGAGGGCGTCGAGGGCGTTGGCAAGCAGATTGCCGAGCACCTGGCGCAGACGCGTTTCCCCGGCCTCGACCCACAGGGTGGCGGCGGGCAGGTCGCGGATCAGCTCGACTTCCATGCTCCGGCGCCGTTTTGCGAGCAAGGCCAGCGCATCGTCGAGCGCCGGTTGCAGGGCAACGCTTTCTGGCGCGTGGCGATCACGGCGGGCAAAGGCGCGCAGGTGGGCGATGATCGAGGCCATGCGTCCGGTCAGTTCGCTGATCAGTTTGAGGTTGCCGCGCGCATCGTCGGTGCGCTGATGATCGAGCAGCACTTCGGCGTTTTCCGCGTAGCTGCGGATCGCTGCCAGCGGCTGATTGAGTTCGTGGCTGATGCTCGCTGACATGGTCCCCAGCGCCGACAGCTTGCCGGCCTGGACCAGATCATCCTGGGCGCGCACCAGTTCTTGCTGGGCTTGCTCACGCTCCAGAACTTCTTCCTTCAAACGCCGGTTGAGGCCTTCGAGGTCGCTGGTGCGTTCCGCCACGCGACCTTCCAGTTCACGGCGTGCCTTGGCCTCGAACGCTATACGTTCCAGATAATGGCGGCGGCGCTGCATCATCAGGCCGAGCAGTAACATCACCACCAACAGCGTGGCGCCGCCGATGGCGACCACGGTGCGCACCGGGCGGTCGATCAGCGTGCGCGGGGCGAGAATGCTCACGCTCCAGCCGGTTTCGGCGATGTCGTGGGTCTGGATCAACCACGCAGTCGGGCTAAGATTCAGCGGCCGCGGCTCGCGAGTCGGGTAAGGCTGGATAGCGGTGATCGCTGAACGCTCACTGTCGCTCAAATCACGGGTCGAGCGAAAGCGCCATTCCGGGCGCGAGGTGAGGATGACCACGCCGTTGTGGTCGGTGACCAGCAGTTGTTCCGGAGTTTTGCCCCACAGGCTTTCGGTGTGGTCGAGGTCGACCTTGATCACCAGCACGCCGATGATTTTTTCGCCGTTGCGCACGGCGGCGGCGAAGAAATAACCACGCTTGGCCGACGTCGTGCCGAGGCCGAAGAAGCGTCCTAGGCGTCCGGCCATGGCTTCGCTGAAATACGGCCGGAACGAGAAATTGCGGCCGACGAAGCTGTCGTGTTTGTCCCAGTTCGACGCCGCCAGTGTCTGGCCGCTGGTGTCCATCAGGTACATGACTTCGGCGCCAGTCTGCGCGGCAATGTTCTTCAGCAGGCGATTGGCATTGCCTTGGGTGACGCCGTCGTCAGGCGCACCGAGTACCGCGCGCAGCGCCGGCAGGTCGCCGAGGATTTGCGGCAACACTTCATAGCGGTGCAGGGTGCCCAGCAGGTTGGCGACGTACAGGTCGAGGGTCTGGCGGTTCTGCCCGGCCAATTCGCTGCGGTAATAGCGTTCGGCGAGATGTTCCAGCGGCCACAACAGCGGCGCCAGACACAGGGCCAGCAGGGCAAGACTGCGCCAGCGAGGTCTGGGGGGAAGGGTTGGTTTCATGAGCCGGATGCGCCTGAGGTGACAGGCGCATTATGCCCGGCCTCAGGCGAAGACGTCAGCGTCCTTGAGCAGCGCTGCGGCTTGGTCCTTGGCGGACAGCTTCGGCGCTTCGTCCAGCTGCCAGTCGATACCCAGAGCCGGGTCATCCCAGCGAATGCTGCGCTCGGACGATGGGTCGTAGTAGTTGGTGGTCTTGTAGAGGAATTCGGCGAACTCGCTCAGCACCACAAAACCATGGGCGAAACCTTCCGGCACCCACAGTTGACGATGGTTTTCAGCCGACAGACGCACCGCCACCGATTTGCCGAAGTGCGGCGAACTGCGGCGGATGTCCACGGCGACATCCAGTACTTCACCAACGGTCACGCGGACCAGTTTGCCCTGGGTGTTTTGCAGTTGGTAATGCAGGCCACGCAACACGCCTTTTTGCGAGCGCGAGTGGTTGTCCTGCACGAATTGCGTGTCCAGACCGGTGGCGTCCTGGAACGACTTGGCATTGAAGCTCTCGTAGAAAAAACCGCGCTCGTCACCAAACACCTTCGGTTCGATGATCAGGACACCGGGCAGGTCGGTGGTGATTACATTCATGAGGATTTCCATAGGCAGGTGTGAATGGCCGACATTCTTGCGCAAAGTGTCGGAGGGTGCGAGTGCTGCAAGACAAATAGCCCGTATACCTTTGCGCGGTTGGGGGTTGCGGATCCCGTCCAGCAATGGCGATATAGGCGCCTAATAACATTTCAGGGGTCGTTTCATGCCGCTCGCCACGTTGATTCATCGCGCCAGTTTGCCCAGCCCGCAGGTGTCTGCCGAGCAGGCCCGGCAATGGCTGGCGGAACACTACGGACTCAGCGGCACGTTGCAGGCCCTTGGCAGTCAGCAGGATCTGAATTTTCGCGTCGACAGTCCACGCGGGCGGTTCGTGCTGAAAATCTGCCGTGGCGATTACGCCTTGGTGGAGCTGCAAGCCCAGCATGCGGGCCTCAAGTATCTGGCCGAGCACGCGGTGGTGACGGTGCCGCGGGTGATTGCGGCCAATAATAGCGAGGATCTGCTGTCGCTGGAGGTTGGGGGCGAAGCCGTTCATGTGCGGCTGCTGGATTACATCGAGGGGCAGCCGCTCACGCATCTCGATCACTTGGGTCGTGATGTGGTGGCGGGTTTTGGCCGGCTCTGCGGTGAGATGGATCTGGCGCTGGCCGGGTTCGACCATCCGGGCCTTGAGCGCACGTTGCAGTGGGATGCCCGCCACGCCAGTGCACTGATCAGCCATCTGCTGCCGGTGATCAAGGATGAGCAACAACGGACATTGATCGCCGATGCCGCCGAACAGGCCGAGCGCCGTTTGCAGCCGTTGCGGGGCAAGCTGCCGGTGCAGGCGATCCATATGGACATCACCGATGACAACGCCGTTTGGGCGCGCGATGCCCAGCGTCACTGGCAGTTGCAGGGTGTGATCGACTTTGGCGATCTGGTGCGCACCTGGCGTATCACCGATCTGTCGGTGACCTGTGCGGCGTTGCTGCATCACGCCGCTGGCGATCCGTTTGTCATCCTGCCGGCGGTGCAGGCCTACCACGCGGTCAATCCGCTGCAGCATGAGGAGCTGCAAGCGCTGTGGCCATTGATCGTCGCGCGCGCAGCGGTGCTGGTGCTCAGTGGCGAGCAACAGGTCAGCATCGACCCGGCGAATACTTACAGCCGCGACAACCTCAGCCATGAGTGGGAAATCTTCAGGGTGGCGATATCGGTGCCACAGGCGCTGATGGAAGCGGCGATCCTCACTGCCGTCGGTCACGCATTGCCGGCGATCAACAGCGAAGGGTTTGCGCCCTTGCTGCCCGGTCTGGTCGGCCGCGAGTTTGCGCTGATCGATCTCGGTGTCCTGAGTCCGCACTTCGAGGCCGGCAACTGGGAGCAGGAGGGTATCGATCAGCACCTGTTGAACGAAGCGGCGGCGGCCCATGGTTTGGCGGCGAGCCGTTATGGTCAGTACCGTTTGTCGCGCACTCGTCCCGACAGTGCCGTTGAACCGGATACCTTCCCGCTGCACGTGGAATTGCGCGTGCCCGATGGCACCACCGTGGAGGCGCCGTTCGCTGGCGTCGTGCATCAGGCCGCAGACGGTGTGCTGCAACTGGATGGCCCGCAACTCAGTGTTCGTCTGTGGGGCGTGACACCTTCGCTGCACAGCGGCGCGGCGCTGGTCAAAGGGCAAGTACTGGGCGCGGTCAACGGCCCGCTGCGGGTGCAGTTGTGCCGAGGCGCGCAGCTCAATGCGCCGTTGTTTTGCACACCGACGCATGCTCCGGCGTGGCAGGCGCTGTGCCCATCGCCCGCTGCGTTGTTGGGGCTTGCCTGTGATGCCGAGCCGGAACTGGATGGCAAGGCCCTGCTGGAACGCCGCGATGCCAGTTTCGCCCGCACGCAAAAACACTATTACATCGACCCGCCGCGTATCGAACGCGGCTGGCGCAATCATCTGATCGACATGCAGGGCCGCTCCTATCTGGACATGCTCAACAACGTTGCGGTGCTCGGTCACGGTCACCCGCGCATGGCAGCGGTCGCGGCTCGTCAGTGGTCGTTGCTCAACACCAACTCGCGCTTCAATTATGCGGCGGTCGCCGAATTCTCCGAGCGCTTGCTGAAACTGGCACCGGAAGGCATGGATCGAGTGTTTCTGGTCAACAGCGGTAGCGAGGCCAATGACCTGGCGATTCGTCTGGCGTGGGCCTACAGCGGCGGGCGCGACATGCTCAGCGTACTCGAGGCGTATCACGGCTGGACGGTCGGCGCTGATGCGGTTTCGACCTCGATAGCCGACAACCCGCGAGCCCTGGAAAGTCGCCCGGACTGGGTGCATCCCGTGACGGCGCCAAACACCTATCGCGGTGAGTTCCGTGGCCTCGATTCGGCGCCAGAGTATGTGCGCAGCGTTGAGCGTCATTTGGAAAAGCTTGCCGAGCAGAAGCGCCAATTGGCCGGATTCATCTGCGAACCGGTTTATGGCAATGCTGGCGGTATTTCGCTGCCGCCGGGATATTTGAAACAGGTGTACGCGCTGGTCCGTGCGCAGGGCGGTATGTGCATCGCCGACGAAGTGCAGGTCGGTTACGGGCGCATGGGCCACTTCTTCTGGGGGTTTGAAGAGCAGGGCGTGGTGCCGGACATCATCTGCATGGCCAAGGGCATGGGCAATGGTCAACCGCTGGGCGCGGTCATCACTCGCCGGGAAATTGCCGAAGCGCTGGAGGCTGAGGGTTACTTCTTCTCGTCAGCGGGTGGCAGCCCGGTCAGTTGCCAGATCGGCATGGCGGTGCTCGATGTCATGGAAGAAGAAAAACTCTGGGAGAACGCGCAAGTGGTCGGTGGCCACTTCAAGGTGCGGCTCGAAGCGTTGATCGATAAACATCCGCTGGTGGGGGCGGTGCACGGTTCCGGGTTCTATCTGGGGCTGGAGCTGATCCGCAATCGCGAGACGCTGGAGCCGGCGAGCGAGGAAACCGCGTTGCTGTGCGATCGCCTGCGCGAGTTGGGGATTTTCATGCAGCCGACCGGTGATGATCTGAACATTCTCAAGATCAAGCCACCGATGGTGACGTCGCGTCAGAGTGTGGATTTCTTTGTCGATATGCTCGACCGAGTCCTCACCGAGGGCCTGTAAGCCCTCACGCTGACCTCCTGTGGGAGCGAGCCTGCTCGCGAAAGCGGTTTCTCATTCAACAACTGTGTTGATTGATCAATCGCCTTCGCGAGCAGGCTCGCTCCCACACTTATTTTTCGCTTTCTAATTCGATTTGTATCGGCTTTTATTGAATTTATTTAGACGAAAGGCATTTAACAAGCTTCTAAAGCCGATATTTATCGGTTATAAAGTCGCCATTGCTCCGGCATGGCGATCTCATGTCCGGTGCGCGCGTTTTTCTTTTCGGTCGAATTCTCGGCCGTCGAAGCACCTGCCCGGAGATGATTCATGAGCCGTATCGTTACCGTCGCCGCCACTCAGATGGCCTGTTCCTGGGATCTGCAAGCCAACCTCGAAATCGCTGAAAGGCTGGTGCGTGAAGCCGCCGCCAAAGGCGCGCAGATCATTCTGATTCAGGAGCTGTTCGAGGCGCCGTATTTCTGCCAGAAGCCGAACCCGGACTACCTGCAACTGGCGACGACGGTGGAAGACAACGTTGCGATCAAGCACTTCCAGAAAGTCGCCAAAGAACTGCAAGTGGTGCTGCCGATCAGCTTCTATGAACTGGCCGGCCGCGCGCGTTTCAACAGCATCGCGATCATCGACGCCGACGGCAGCAATCTCGGGATTTATCGTAAAAGTCACATCCCGGACGGCCCGGGCTACCACGAGAAGTATTACTTCAACCCGGGCGACACCGGTTTCAAAGTGTGGAATACGCGTTACGCGAAAATCGGCGTGGGCATCTGCTGGGATCAGTGGTTCCCGGAAGCCGCGCGCAGCATGGCGTTGCAAGGGGCGGAAATCCTCTTCTATCCAACGGCAATTGGCAGCGAGCCGCACGACAAGATCATCTCGTCGCGCGATCACTGGCAGCGTGTGCAGCAGGGCCATGCCGGCGCCAACCTGATGCCGCTGATTGCCAGCAACCGCATCGGCAACGAAGAACAGGACGGCTACGACATCACGTTCTATGGCTCTTCGTTCATCGCCAACCAGTTTGGCGAAAAAGTGCAGGAGCTGAATAAAACCGAAGAAGGTATTCTTGTGCACACTTTCAACCTCGACGAGCTCGAACACATTCGCAGCGCGTGGGGTTCATTCCGTGACCGCCGTCCGAACCTGTACGGTGCGTTGAAAACCCTCGACGGTTCCCTGGAGTCCTGATCCCGATGACCACCTTGAAAAGTACCCCGCGCGCCGACGGCTTTCACATGCCGGCCGAGTGGGCGCCGCAAACGCAGACCTGGATGATCTGGCCCGAGCGCCCGGACAACTGGCGTCTGGGCGGCAAACCGGCGCAAGCCGCACACGCTGCGGTGGCCAAGGCCATTGCGCGTTTTGAACCGGTAACCGTGGCCGTGTCCGCCGGCCAGTACGAAAACGCCCGCGCGCGCCTCGACGTGCCGAATATCCGCGTGGTCGAGATGTCCAGCGATGACGCCTGGGTACGCGACAGCGGCCCGACCTTCGTCATCAACAACAGCGGCGAAGTGCGCGGTGTGAACTGGGACTTCAACGCCTGGGGCGGTTTCGACGGCGGTCTGTACTCGCCATGGAACCGTGATTCGCAGGTTGGCGGCAAGATCCTCGAGATCGAGCGCAGCCCGCGTTATCGCACTGAAGGTTTCGTGCTTGAAGGCGGCTCGATTCACGTCGACGGCGAAGGCACGCTGATCACCACCGAAGAATGCCTGCTCAACCGCAATCGCAACCCGCATCTGGGTCGCGAAGAGATTGAAGCGGTGCTCAGCGCCAATCTGACTGTGGATAAAATCATCTGGCTGCCGGACGGTTTGTTCAACGACGAAACCGACGGCCATGTGGATAACTTCTGCTGCTACGTGCGTCCGGGCGAAGTATTGCTGGCGTGGACTGATGATCCGCAGGACCCGAACTACCCGCGCTGCCAGGCGGCAATGAAAGTCCTGCAAAGCAGCACTGATGCCAAGGGTCGCCCGTTCACGGTGCACAAAATGCCGATTCCGGGGCCGCTGTACGCGACCGAAGAAGAGTGCGCCGGCGTCGATCCGGTGGATGGTACACAGGAGCGTAATCCTTCCGTACGCCTGGCCGGTTCTTACGTGAACTTCCTGATCGTCAACGGCGGCATCATCGCGCCGAGCTTCGACGATCCGATGGACGCCCCGGCAAAAGAGATTCTGCAGAAGCTGTTCCCGCAGCACGAAGTGGTGATGGTGCCGGGCCGTGAACTGTTACTGGGTGGCGGCAATATTCACTGCCTTACCCAACAGCAACCCGCGCCGCACAAAGAGTGAGTTGAGTTGTAACAGCTTGAGTTGATTAACAAATCAGCCGGGCAGTGATTAGCTCGCTATGCATCGACTGAGGCCCGCAGCCCGACAGGACTGCGGGCTTCTTTGTATCCGCTTGTCGACAAATGAGAAACCTTGGCATAGGTCTTGTATCCGACAAAGGGCACTAGGGAGGGGGAAGAACTTCAACAGTTCTGTCATAAACCTTGGATAACGTAGCCGCTCACGAACGGGGAGAGAGCGCTGAAATGAACGCCGAAGTGAACGTAGTCAGCGAGCGGACGTTGCATCCCATGGCCGTTAACGGCGAATCGCTCCAGATTGTCGCGCACTGGTTGAAGTCCAATGGAACGCGTCAGATCAGGCAACCTGATCCGCGCCGGATGATGATCGAGCGTTACCCCGCTGGCCTGTTCAGCGAGGCCGAACTGGATGCGTTGTGGGCTGTGATGGAGGGATAAGAAGAACAACAGGGATTGGTCAAAGCGCTGCCGGGATGGCGGCGCTTTTTTATGCACGATTATTTTGTACGCACCCACTCAATGTGGGAGCGAGCCTGCTCGCGAATGCGGTGGATCAGTTAACAACGATGTCGACTGACCCGACGCTTTCGCGAGCAGGCTCGCTCCCACAGGGATGTGTGTGAAATCAGAAACTGTAGGTGCCGGTCATCACGACGCTGCGCGGTGCGCCCGGTTGGATTTGATACTGGCTGGTCGCCGATGCGTAGTAATCACGATCGGTGATGTTGTTCAGCGCCGCGCGCAAATCCCAATCCTTGAAGCGGTAACCGAGCAGCGCATCCCAGCGGCCATAACCCGGCAACACGGTGGTGTTGGCGTTATCGGCATAGCGTTGGCCAACCAGGGTCAGACCGGTTTCGCCATACCAGCCCATCTCCGGTTTCCAGGTCAGGAACAGGCTGCCGTTGCGTTTGGCGACGTTGTTGATGCGTTTGCCTTCCAGACCGTTGTTGTCCTTCTCGATGGTCGCATCCTGCACACCGACACCACCGCGCATGTACCAGTTGCCGA comes from Pseudomonas sp. RU47 and encodes:
- the cysQ gene encoding 3'(2'),5'-bisphosphate nucleotidase CysQ, translating into MTFPHPLMAPVVELALQAGEAILPFWRAGVVVTAKSDDSPVTAADLAAHHLIVAGLTALDPSIPVLSEEDANIPQSVRAGWQRWWLVDPLDGTKEFISGSEEFTVNIALIENGRVVFGVVSMPTNGRFYVGGAGLGAWRCDKGGTPVAIQVRDVPGPGEAFTVVASRRHSSPEQERLLAGLSASLGELQLANIGSSLKFCLLAEGAADCYPRLAPTSQWDTAAAQGVLEGAGGEVLDLRGEAFCYPARESLLNEFFLALPAKAAWRERLLALARG
- a CDS encoding YiiD C-terminal domain-containing protein, whose product is MSTDTRYLESVLHHDIPLTRDMGLKVLDWHEQQLSLHLPLDPNVNHKSTMFGGSLYCGAVLAGWGWLHLRLKEEGITDGHIVIQEGQISYPLPVTGDATAICPAPDAKAWKRFLAMYQRYGRARLTLDTRIVNAGSDEDAVRFTGQYVLHR
- a CDS encoding sigma-54-dependent transcriptional regulator, with amino-acid sequence MTIDNRIQVVLIDDDPHLRQALGQTLDLAGLKILPLSEAKGLAAQLERDWPGVVVSDIRMPGMDGLELLSELHAQDPELPVLLITGHGDVPLAVQAMRAGAYDFLEKPFASDALLDSVRRALALRRLVLDNRSLRLALSDRNELSARLVGHSTPMLRLREQIGALAATKADVLILGETGAGKEVVARALHDLSSRRNGPFVAINAGALAESVVESELFGHEPGAFTGAQKRRIGKFEFANGGTLFLDEIESMSMDVQVKLLRMLQERVVERLGGNQLIPLDIRVIAATKEDLRQAADQGRFRADLYYRLNVAPLRIPPLRERGEDALVLFQHYADEASARHGLPPHELQPAQRALLLRHTWPGNVRELQNAAERFALGLELALDNAGAESGGSTTVEVINGGLSEQVENFEKSLIAAELARAHSSVRSLAEALGIPRKTLHDKLRKHGLNFGDSSHGDENE
- a CDS encoding sensor histidine kinase, producing MKPTLPPRPRWRSLALLALCLAPLLWPLEHLAERYYRSELAGQNRQTLDLYVANLLGTLHRYEVLPQILGDLPALRAVLGAPDDGVTQGNANRLLKNIAAQTGAEVMYLMDTSGQTLAASNWDKHDSFVGRNFSFRPYFSEAMAGRLGRFFGLGTTSAKRGYFFAAAVRNGEKIIGVLVIKVDLDHTESLWGKTPEQLLVTDHNGVVILTSRPEWRFRSTRDLSDSERSAITAIQPYPTREPRPLNLSPTAWLIQTHDIAETGWSVSILAPRTLIDRPVRTVVAIGGATLLVVMLLLGLMMQRRRHYLERIAFEAKARRELEGRVAERTSDLEGLNRRLKEEVLEREQAQQELVRAQDDLVQAGKLSALGTMSASISHELNQPLAAIRSYAENAEVLLDHQRTDDARGNLKLISELTGRMASIIAHLRAFARRDRHAPESVALQPALDDALALLAKRRRSMEVELIRDLPAATLWVEAGETRLRQVLGNLLANALDALTEKGPPRKLWLSAESTAEGVNLYIRDNGPGFCMEALGRASEPFYTTKTRTQGLGLGLAICETLMRAFGGELSFANHKQGGALITLRLRAGAPGVSLQPSEDRSA
- the rfbC gene encoding dTDP-4-dehydrorhamnose 3,5-epimerase; its protein translation is MNVITTDLPGVLIIEPKVFGDERGFFYESFNAKSFQDATGLDTQFVQDNHSRSQKGVLRGLHYQLQNTQGKLVRVTVGEVLDVAVDIRRSSPHFGKSVAVRLSAENHRQLWVPEGFAHGFVVLSEFAEFLYKTTNYYDPSSERSIRWDDPALGIDWQLDEAPKLSAKDQAAALLKDADVFA
- a CDS encoding aminotransferase, encoding MPLATLIHRASLPSPQVSAEQARQWLAEHYGLSGTLQALGSQQDLNFRVDSPRGRFVLKICRGDYALVELQAQHAGLKYLAEHAVVTVPRVIAANNSEDLLSLEVGGEAVHVRLLDYIEGQPLTHLDHLGRDVVAGFGRLCGEMDLALAGFDHPGLERTLQWDARHASALISHLLPVIKDEQQRTLIADAAEQAERRLQPLRGKLPVQAIHMDITDDNAVWARDAQRHWQLQGVIDFGDLVRTWRITDLSVTCAALLHHAAGDPFVILPAVQAYHAVNPLQHEELQALWPLIVARAAVLVLSGEQQVSIDPANTYSRDNLSHEWEIFRVAISVPQALMEAAILTAVGHALPAINSEGFAPLLPGLVGREFALIDLGVLSPHFEAGNWEQEGIDQHLLNEAAAAHGLAASRYGQYRLSRTRPDSAVEPDTFPLHVELRVPDGTTVEAPFAGVVHQAADGVLQLDGPQLSVRLWGVTPSLHSGAALVKGQVLGAVNGPLRVQLCRGAQLNAPLFCTPTHAPAWQALCPSPAALLGLACDAEPELDGKALLERRDASFARTQKHYYIDPPRIERGWRNHLIDMQGRSYLDMLNNVAVLGHGHPRMAAVAARQWSLLNTNSRFNYAAVAEFSERLLKLAPEGMDRVFLVNSGSEANDLAIRLAWAYSGGRDMLSVLEAYHGWTVGADAVSTSIADNPRALESRPDWVHPVTAPNTYRGEFRGLDSAPEYVRSVERHLEKLAEQKRQLAGFICEPVYGNAGGISLPPGYLKQVYALVRAQGGMCIADEVQVGYGRMGHFFWGFEEQGVVPDIICMAKGMGNGQPLGAVITRREIAEALEAEGYFFSSAGGSPVSCQIGMAVLDVMEEEKLWENAQVVGGHFKVRLEALIDKHPLVGAVHGSGFYLGLELIRNRETLEPASEETALLCDRLRELGIFMQPTGDDLNILKIKPPMVTSRQSVDFFVDMLDRVLTEGL
- the aguB gene encoding N-carbamoylputrescine amidase, translating into MSRIVTVAATQMACSWDLQANLEIAERLVREAAAKGAQIILIQELFEAPYFCQKPNPDYLQLATTVEDNVAIKHFQKVAKELQVVLPISFYELAGRARFNSIAIIDADGSNLGIYRKSHIPDGPGYHEKYYFNPGDTGFKVWNTRYAKIGVGICWDQWFPEAARSMALQGAEILFYPTAIGSEPHDKIISSRDHWQRVQQGHAGANLMPLIASNRIGNEEQDGYDITFYGSSFIANQFGEKVQELNKTEEGILVHTFNLDELEHIRSAWGSFRDRRPNLYGALKTLDGSLES
- the aguA gene encoding agmatine deiminase translates to MTTLKSTPRADGFHMPAEWAPQTQTWMIWPERPDNWRLGGKPAQAAHAAVAKAIARFEPVTVAVSAGQYENARARLDVPNIRVVEMSSDDAWVRDSGPTFVINNSGEVRGVNWDFNAWGGFDGGLYSPWNRDSQVGGKILEIERSPRYRTEGFVLEGGSIHVDGEGTLITTEECLLNRNRNPHLGREEIEAVLSANLTVDKIIWLPDGLFNDETDGHVDNFCCYVRPGEVLLAWTDDPQDPNYPRCQAAMKVLQSSTDAKGRPFTVHKMPIPGPLYATEEECAGVDPVDGTQERNPSVRLAGSYVNFLIVNGGIIAPSFDDPMDAPAKEILQKLFPQHEVVMVPGRELLLGGGNIHCLTQQQPAPHKE